The following DNA comes from Oncorhynchus mykiss isolate Arlee chromosome 16, USDA_OmykA_1.1, whole genome shotgun sequence.
gctgatgctccagatactcaactagtctaaagaaggccagtttgattacttctttaattagaacaacagttttcagctgtgctaacataattgcaaaagtattttctaatgatcaattagccttttaaaatgataaacttggattagctaacacaattcgccattggaacacaggagtgatggttgctgataatgggcctatgtagatttccatgaaaaatctgtcatttccagctacaatagtaatttacaacattaaccatgtctaaactgtatttctgatcaatttgatgttattttaatggaccaaaaatgtgattttctttcaataacaaggacatttctaagtgacctcaaacttttgaacggtagtgtatatattttttgtgtgtgtgtcaatttcGACCAGCCCACCCAACGAGAAAATGGTCCAGCCCAcctggcatttgccagaattgccagaTGGCCCTGCTACTGTAAATTGATATACTTATTATTGTTCTCCCGCCCATTTTCAGATGTCATTGAGGATGCGACCGTCTGAACTTACCTTCAGTTTTCATGTGCATGGTTTGTTGATAACCGGCTATGTTTTATGAACGTTAAAACAACCTTCGATCCATCGCATGATGCGGAAGCCATCCCTTTCAACGCTTACATGTTGCTGATGCATGCCTAACCTAGCGTAGCAGGCGGAAAATAAGCTAGatccccctacatactggtcttgaTGAGAAGAAGGTTcccttctgcactgttcaaccaatccagtaaatgtggaggaggagttaagatggagtgtcgcCTTGTTAACGTCCAAAAGCAGAAGTCTCTTTACTAGCTCTCTTTTCATTTCCCCTGAAAAACATAACAACCAGTTGTTGGGGACTTGGTATGGCTAAcacatgccagatcttacaacgcctggataggtatCAGATAACCACGTTATATGTTATCGCAATCTGGTGCCCGAAAGCACAGTCGATGACATGGCACGTAACCATTGGTTGATGaatgcaacgtctgagcaggggaacacgACCAATGGGCGAGTTCCACAGCGAAAGGCAAGGTGACTCAACAACCTATGGTTCTGGCCACGTCATCGACTGTCATCAACTGAGAAATTGCTATAACATATCATGTGGTCAGCTGATACTTTCGAGTAACTATCTGGGCGTTGTTAGATCTGTCAGGCGTCAGCAAAGTCTAAGCATAGGAACGCGGCCATCGTTACTACAATATGACGGGAAACTCAATGTATAGCCTGTCATACTGCTGTTCACTTCAGTTTGTGTAACATGTACATGCAGTCACATGCAATGAATGATTACTAAATATCAAATGTGATGATTACTGTTAAATACATAGGTGTAAATACATTATAGGATATCAATAGGCCTACATTTTGTAACTGTTTTAATATCATATTTATATTTAATATAACCCAAAGGCATGTCACTTCTCCCCATCAAATTAGTATAGGTCTCAAGTGTTTCTCTTTGTGTACAATGGAAATGTGTGTGGAAAAAGGGAGTCATTTTTGTCTGTGGTTAACATATCACTAAGGAAACGTAGAGACCTAGTAAGACCGCATTCTTGCACAGACTTACTCTGGCTCCTTGTTTGCATTTTCTGACTAAGAGATAGTGTTGTGTTTCAGTTTCAGTGGCAAGCAAGCTGTCAAATGTGTATTGTAAAAGTCCAGGGGTATATTCAAGAAACGTTTTGCTGCGGCAAAACTATAAAACAGAACGAAACGGGGAAGGACctatctgaatttgtccaatagaaactcttgttttgcTCTATCTGCTTCCGTTTCATTCTTAAACGGTAAACCGTTTCCCGTAGTGAATACGCTCCTGTAAATGTGCAGTGCTAGCCAAGTAAATTCACCCTGTTTCACCCTGCCCATGCATTCCTCAGATCGAGCTGATGTGTGTAGGCTACAGCAAAGCATCAAAAGGGGAGGAGCCGGAGAAGCTTAAAACCACATCTAGTGCAGCACAGGGAAACCAATGCTTTGATTGCATGTGACATCCAGGCCTACGACTGTAATTAATGGGCTAGACTTCTGCTTTCTGGGAACATTTGCTCCCACATGACCCCCCCCTTTCTCTTTTTCGAGGAGTAAAAGATGGTGGCCCACACATTGTATTTGTCCTGAGTCCTTCACCTCAAAAGGATACAATGACTGCTTCTTGTCgcttcattatctctctctgcctcggtATTGGCCATCACACATTCCCTCGCTGTAATGCATAGACACAGTGGTGTTCCCTATAGAATCCTTCATCAGTCTAATGACAGTTTCATCCTCCCTTTGGGACAGACAGAGAATGACCACTGAAGCCCTACTGTATTTAGCTATGTATATAGCCCTACTAAACTGGGTCAAACAACATCTTCCCAGTCTAATATGCTCTGTCAATCTGGATTGGTCATCTGGTCTGTCCTCAAAGTAAACCCCCTCTGCAGTACACACATCATCGCTTTTTAGTATTCAGCCCTTTTCGACCTCaatttaactttttggtaaaaacaatTGTCCAGTCAGTGATCTGTCTAGTATTCTTACTGCAACCCGCTCCCAGCTGTTTTCACATAGCCTCACAGTTGATTTTAGACCGGAGTGATGTTTACTCAATCTAATTGCCTCATTACCCACGGGCTGCAGTAGTAGAAGTTCTGGTCAGTATGTCAACATCTCAACTCGGGTAGTCCTTGGCTCCATGACTACGAATGGGGATGGGGACTGTAAAATAGGGCCTTGGCATGGATGGACAGAAGTTGGAGTGGTCTACAGGCCATGTCACTGCCATGTGCCCAGTGGACCAGCCCAATCCTGATCTCTGTTGATCTCTGTAATCTTTTTTAATAGTATGaatttatatacagttgaagtcagaagtttacatacacttaggttggagtcattaaaagttgattttcaaccactccacaaatttcttgaggacatctactttgtacatgacacaagtaatttttccaaccattgtttgcagacagattatttcacttataattcactgtatcacatgtccagtgggtcagaagtttacatacactaagttgatgtCACGGTTTACTTCTGTTGAAGGAAAGGCGGACTAAAACGCGGCGTGGTTTGTGTTCATCTTGATATTTAATCAAAGaaagaactgaacactgaatacaaaaacaataaacaaataacgaccgtgaagctaaatGAGAACTGTGATgacacaagcaatcaacatagacaatcacccacaaacaaacagtgcaacccaggctaccgaagtatgattctcaatcagagacaactaatgacacctgcctctgattgtcAACCAtactgagaaccatactaggccgaaacatacaaatccccaaatcatagaaaaacaaacatagactgcccacccaactcacgccctgaccatactaaataaatacaaacaaaggaaataaaggtcagaacgtgccAGTACCCCCCACCCCAAaggtgtcaattggaggtgtacctgtggatttttttcaaggcctaccttcaaactcagtgcctctttgcttgacatcatgggaaaatcaaaagaaatcagccaagacatcagaaaaaaaattggttcatcattgggagcaattcccaaacgcctgaaggtaccacgttcatctgtacaaataaaggtatgcaagtataaacaccatgggaccacgcagctgtcatactgctcaggaaggagacgcgttctgtctcctagagatgaacgtactttggtgcgaaaagtgaaaatcaattacagaacaacagcaaaggaccttgtgaagatgctggaggaaacgggtacaaaagtatctatatccacagtaaaacgagtcccatattgacataacctgaaaggccactcagcaaggaagaagccactgctccaaaaccaccaaagaaaagccagactacggtttgcaactgcacatggggacaaagatcgtactttttggagaaatgtcctctggtctgatgaaacaaatatagaactgtttggccataatgaccatcgttgtgtttgcaggaaaaaggggaggcttgcaagccaaagaaccccatcccaactgtgaagcacagaggtggcagcatcatgttgtgggggtgctttgctgcaggagggactggtgcacttcacaaaatagatgacatcatgagggagggaaattatgtggttatattgaatcaacatctcaagacatcagtcaggaagttaaagcttggtcgcaaatgggtcttccaaatggacaatgacaataagcatacttccaaagttgtggcaaaattgcttaaggacaacaaagtcaaggtattggagtggacatcacaaaaccctgacttcaatcctatagaaaacttgtgggcagaactgaaaaagcgtgtgcgagcaaggagcctacaaacctgactcagttacaccagctttgtcaggaggaatgggacaaaattcacccaacttaatgtggtaagcttgtggaaggctacccgaaacatttgactcaagttaaacaaaaaaaatgtaccccctttttcgtggtatcaaattgttagtagttactgtctagtctcttcgctacaactcccgtatgggctcgggagagacgaaggtcgtgagccacgcgtcctccgaaacacaacccaaccaagccgcactgcttcttaacacagcgtgcatccaacccagaagccatccgcaccaatgtgtcagaggaaacaccatacacctagcgacctggtcagcgtgcactgcgcccggcccgccacaggaatcactagtgcgcaatgagacaaggatatccctaccagccaaaccctccctaacgcggacgacgctaggccaattgtgcgtcgccccatggacctcccggtcgctgcaacagagcctggactcaaacccagggtctctggtggcacagctagcactgcgatctagtgccttagaccactgctccacccgggaggccaagttaaactatttaaaggcaatgctaccaaatactaattgagtgtatgtaaacttctgacccactgggaatgtgatgaaagctgaaataaataattctctctactattattctgacatgtcacattcttaaaataaagtggtgatcccaactgacctaagacagggcatttttacgtggattaaatgtcaggaattgtgaaaaactgagtttaaatgtatttggctaaggtgtatgtaaacttccgacttcaactgtagatgattGAGTTTAGCTTAGCTCTCCTCGTGGCTTGCTGTGTACATTCAGCGTACTGCCACCAGGCAAAAGGAACTAGAAATGTCAACTGCAGTGCCAATCCCAAAAGTCTGCTAAAGACTGACTCATCCATTCACAATGATCATTGATCACGTACATGCATTGTTGGAGTTTAAACTAGATTAAAGCTTGTTTGCATTTCCACCCTGCTCTCATCTAAATCATGACCTAGGACACTGGTAGTTACAGTAATCACTTGTGAACTGGTTCGGTGACGTGTTAAATATTTTCTCCTTAATAGGAGCAAGTCCTTTATGTTCTGTGGGCTGTATGCTGCGATCATCTTCGGGGGCCAACACTTCATGAGAGAGAGGCCCAAGCTAAACCTGCGTCGACCCCTCGTCCTCTGGTCACTCAGTCTGGCCATCTTCAGGTGAGTGACACACTGACCACTGTGTTTCAGTATATCACTTTTTGTGTTTTTTTAGGCATCAtcaaaccaatcaatcaaccaatcattgTGATTGAAGCTCTTTCTGAACGTTGGTGGTGGTTAGCCTCGTTATCCTCCCTCATCCTTGCTAACCTCAGCAAGGGAAATGTTGTCCACAAAaatgtttgtatatatatatactccatttttcaggaccctgtctttcaaagataattcgtaaaaatccaaatatcttcacagatcttcattgtaaagagtttaaacactgtttcccatgcttgttcaatgaaccataaacaattaatgaacatgcacctgtggaacggtcgttaagacactaacagcttacagacggtaggcaattaaggtcacagttatgaaaacttaggacactaaagaggcctttctactgactctgaaaacccccaaaagaaagatgcccagggtgcctgctcatctgcgtgaacgtgccttaggcatgctgcaaggaggcatgaggactgcagatgtggccagggcaataaattgcaatgcccgtactgtgagacgcctaagacagtgctacagggagacaggacggacagctgatcgtcctcgcaatggcagaccacatgtaacaacacctgcacaagatcggtacatccgaacatcacacctgcgggacaggtacaggatggaaaacaactgcccgagttacaccaggaacgcacaatccctccatcagtgctcagactgtccacagtaggctgagagaggcaggactgagggcttgtaggcctgttgtaaggcaggtcctcaccagacatcaccggcaacaacgtcgcctatgggcacaaacccaccgtcgctggaccagacaggactggcaaaaagtgctcttcattgacgtgtcgcggttttgtctcaccaggggtgatagtcggattcgcgtttattgtcgaagtaatgagcgttacaccaagtcCTGTACtatggagcgggatcgatttggaggtggaaagtccgtcatggtctggggcggtgtgtcacagcatcatctgacagagcttgttgtcattgcctgCAATTTCAACGCTGTGCGTTTACAGGGAAGAcaatttaggtaatatgtacatgtaggtacagttaaagtaactatgcatagataataaacagagagtagcagcagtgtaaaagaggggtctgggtagccctttgattggctgttcaggagtcttatggcttggggatagaagcctcttagtcctagacttggtgctccggtattgCTTGCCGTGCGaatgcagagagaacagtctatgactagggtggctggagtctttgacaatttttagggccttcctctgacaccacctggtatagaggtcctggatggcaggaagcttggccccagtgatgtactgggccttacgcactaccctctgtagtgccttgtggtcggaggccgagcagttgccattctaggcagtgatgcaaccagtcagaatgctcttgatggtgcagctgtagaacctttgaggatctgaggacccaagccaaatattttcagtctcctgaggggaaataggctttgtcgtgccctcttcacgactgtcataagactgctgaacaattaataaaatcaccactggactatttacattgaccccccccctttgtacactgctgctactcgctgtttattatctatgcatagtcacttcacccccacctacatgtacaaatgacctcaactaacctgtacccctgcacactgacttggtaccggtgccccctgtatatagcctcgttaatgTTATTCTTATTGTTACTTTTAATTATGACTTTTTATATTAGTCtacttgggaaatattttttaaactcttcttttaactgcactgttggttaaaacctcttgaagctagggggcactatttttatgtttggaaaaataacgttcccaaagtaaacggcctgtttctcaggaccagatgctagaatatacatataattgacagattaggatagaaaacactctaaagtttccaaaactgtcaaaatgttGTCTGTGAGTTAAGGAGGAGTCAGGGCTGTTTTGGTGTGCCACCGTTTTGGTGTGCCACAGAggtgcatcatcatcatcatccgtGCCCATGCCCTCTGCTGAGCCAGCTGTTAATCCTAATCACAGAGCCGTGGGTTTAACCTGCCCACTCAATCCCACTGCTGCTGGCTGGACAGGATAACGTGTCCTCGGCATATGAAACACTTCACATATTCATTACTGCACCACCACTGCAACGTTCTACCACATGGGGTTTTTAAAAGTAGGCTACTGGCCTGTAATAGATAGATGCACCAATGATGATGTTGGTATTAGGTAGTTACCATTGATACTGTATTGATAGGTAGTTACCAATGATGATGTTGGTGTTAGTTATCATAGATAATGTATTGATAGGTAGTTACCAATGATGATGTTGGTGTTAGGTAGTTACCATTGATACTGTATTGATAGGTAGTTACCAATGATTATGTTGGTGTTAGGTAGTCACCATAGATAATGTATAGATAGGTAGTTACCAATGATGATGTTGGTGTTAGGTAGTTACCATAGATAATGTATAGGTAGGTAGTTACCATTGATAAGATAGTTATAGGTAATGAATTACCACGTCTGACACCAACTGACACTGACAGGTACCAACAcactcttgaacagcttctatccccaagcaatgATAAATACCTAGCAAAATAGCTACACAgaccgatttttaccttgtatctttattgaccttttatttcagtatttgcactgtctctatgcacactgacagggccctacacactcacacacactgtcactccaacacacacacaaacactcacgccATCATtttctcactcacacataatatgcacatacatgtatactgactctacacatccGCACACCCCCTCTCACACCCCCTCTCACatgcaagctgctgctactctgtttatcttatatcctgttgcctagtcaccttacccctatacatatctacctccatcactccagtatccttGCACAGTactgtaaatatggtattggaactgacttttTAAATATTTCCTGTATATTGTCTGCTTACCTACTTACTTTATTGTGTATTTCATATTTCTTATTCTGGGGACATCCAGCTGGAGATGTGACCCACTGATATGTCTTATCTCGTTTGTCTTGGTTTCAGATTTCGAGCGCCATGGCAACCGCAACAGTGACCGTTCATATAGTTGAGAGCTATATCACTTTGCATCATGGCACCGCAAAGCTGACAGTATAAAATATAGTTGAGTGATGTATTTTGCATTACGTTATGACAACCACAAAGCTGACAGTTCAGGTGTATCGTATAGCAGCAAGATAGAAATATGAGCTGATTTTCGTGTACAAAAATACTTACTTATAGTCAACTCTGATCGACCATGGGCATTATACTTGTGTTGAAGTTTTTTCCTATACCAATTACTTGAATGCAACTGTGAATTCCCTATAGTTAGACTGAGCAAATCAAATACACTTTTATTTTATcccatgcgctgaatacaacaggtatacaacgaatacaaccttaccgtgaaatgctagcccttaaccaacaatgcagttcaagaaatagtgttaagaaaatattgactaaatatactaaagtaaaaaataaaataaaaagtaacacaataaaataacaataccgaggctatatacagggggtatcggtacctAGTCAATATGTGGGGGATACATGTTAGTTGAGGTAGTTTGTACATGtaagtaaagtgactatgcacagataatgaatagccagtagcagcagtgttaaaTCTAAGGGGGAGTCAATGTATATagccatttgattcattgttcagcagtcttatggtttgggggtagaagctgttaaggagccttttggacctagacttggtgctccggtaccgcttgccgtgcggtagcagagagaacagtctatggtttgggggtagaagctgttaaggagccttttgaacctagacgtggcgctccggtaccgcttgccgtgcggtagcagagagaacagtctatggtttgggtgactggagactttgacaatttttaaggccttcgtCTGACACCGCTTAGtaaatacaattgaagtcggacgtttacatacacttaggttggagtcattaaaactagtttttcaactactccacaaatttcttgttatagttttggcaagtcggttcggacatctactttgtgcaatgacacaagtcatttttccaacaattgtttacagacagattatttcacttataattcactgtatacaatttcagtgggtcagaagtttacatacactaaattgtctgtgcctttaaacagcttggaaaattaagtcatggctttacaagcttctgataggataatttacatcatttgagtcatctggaggtgtacctgtggatgtatttcaaggcctaccttcaaactcagtgcctctttgcttgacatcatggtaaaatcaaaataaatcaaaagaagtctggttcatcactgggagcaatttccaaacgcctgaaggtaccacgttcatctgtacaaacaatagtatgcaagtataaacaccatggaaccacgcagccgtcataccgctcaggaaggagacgggttctgtctccaagagatgaacgtactttggtgcgaaaagtgcaaatcaatcccagaagaacagcaaaggaccttgtgaagatcctgGAGCAAAccggtacaaagtatctatatctacagtaaaatgagttctatatcgacataacctgaaaggccactcagcaaggaagaagccactgctccaaaaccgccataaaaaaagccagactatggtttgcaactgtacatgggaacaaagattgtactttttggagaaatgtcctctggtctgatgaaacaaaaatagaactgtttggccgtaatgaccattgttatatttggagggaaaagggggagacttgcaagctgaagaataccatcccaaccgtgaagcatgggggtggcagcatcatgttgtgggggtgcttagctgcaggagggactggtgcacttcacaaaatagatggcatcatgagggagggaaattatgtggatatattgaagcaacatctcaagacatcagtcaggaagttaaagcttggtcgcaaatgggtcttccaaatggacattgaccccaagcatacttccaaagttgtggcaaaatggcttaaggacaacaaagccaaggtattagagtggccatcacaaagccctgacttcaatcccatagaaaatttgtgggtagaactgaaaaaaagtgtgcgagcaaggaggcctacaaacctgactcagttacaccagctttgtcaggagcaatgggccaaaattcacccaacttattgtgggacacttgtggaaggctccccgaaatgtttgacccaagttaaacaatttaaagacaatgctaccgaatactaatttagtgtatgtaaacttctgacccactggtaatgtgatgaaagaaataaaagctgaaataaatcattatctctactattattctgacatttcacattcttaaaataaagtactgatcctaactgtcctaagacagggaattgttacttgggttaaatgttaggaattgtaaaaaaacttgagtttaaatgtaattggctaaggtgtatgtaaacttccaacttcaactgtaagtcctggatggcaggaagcttggccttacgcactaccctctgtagtgccatatagtcagttgccataccaggcggtgatgcactTGACACTATCTTTTTAGTAAATCTATGTGCTTCATTCCACAGTATCATCGGAGCGGTCAGAACCGGTTGGTACATGTTCCATGTCCTCAACAAAAGTGGTTTTAAGCAGTCGGTGTGTGACACCAGCTTCTACAGCGCCCCTGTCAGCAAGTTCTGGGCCTACGCCTTCGTCCTGAGCAAGGCCCCAGAGCTGGGTAAGGAATGTCCCAAATAGGGTCCCGTTCTGAATGCTTCAGATAGATATATGTCATGTGGAACAGACATACTTTCTCATGCAGTGTAGAATAATCAGCTTGCCTCGAGCTGATCTATACAAGACAATTCTAAATACTCATTGTGACCCTGGCCCACGAATGGGAGAGATGGCGGGGGTTGTAAATTGGTCAATTATGTCAGAGGGCAAATCAGAGAGAAGGAGGCTGGTGCAGGACAAAAAAAACAAACTTGAAACAATTTGTCTATTTATGTGATTCCGGGAGCACTTGGAAGTTTCTAGTTCACTTACATTGATCTGCGGCCTATTACCTCAAGGGCTATGTGGCTGCAAGGTGATGCCATTTCCCCTCCCAGAGCAGTAATCTAGTCACTTATGCCTATCTGTCAGTCAGACAGGGGATGCAAAAGCACTGGTAAATGGACAGAGATGCTGACTGACAGGAAGGACATGCTCGCGTTCTAGAATGGGACCGTTGTTCAATATATTAAGCCTGTATAGTTTGTACTGTACAGGGTGTGCAGTTTGAGTTTATTGGAGTGTGTTAGGATGTTGTTGTATGCTTCCTaatatggcgtgtgtgtgtgtgtgtgtgtgtgtgtgtgtgtgtgtgtgtgtgtgtgtgtgcacgctttACTGTACTTTTTGAGGACCACAAACAGACATCCCTTCTTTCCAGGTCATTTTTGGAAGTGAGGTCCACATATCCGTTCCTCACAATGTTTTTCTTCTACTGTGTGTGGTCACTAGTGcttgagagagagtgaaagtgatCAAACATCAGAGTATAACTAAGtgatttctccctccctccctccctccctccctccctccctccctccctccctccctccctccctccctccctccctcctcaggtGACACGGTGTTCATCGTGCTCCGTAAGCAGCGCCTCATCTTCCTCCATTGGTACCACCACATCACAGTGCTGGTCTACTCCTGGTACTCCTACAAGGACCAGGTGGCAGGCGGCGGCTGGTTCATGACCATGAACTACCTGGTCCACTCCTTCATGTACACCTACTACGCTGCCCGGGCTGCGGGCTACCGGGTGCCGCGACCCTGCGCCATGGTCATCACGGCCACCCAGATCATGCAGATGGTGATGGGGCTTGCTGTCTTAGGCTTGGTCTACCACTGGATGCACGAAGTGCGCTGTCCCTCCTACATGCCCAACATCGCCTGGGGCTCGCTCATGTACCTCAGCTACCTGGTCCTGTTCGCCTCGTTCTTCTACAAGTCCTACCTCAAGGGCGCCACTTACAAGGTTGGCAAGGGATCCAAGGCCGAGTAGGGGCCGGATTCGTCAGAGGCACGTTGCACACTGGGCAAGTCATATTAGAGTGTGTGCCTAATTGAGAAGAATATCGACGTTGTGCCATGATGTGAGTCACAACTGGTTTTAATGGTTGCTGGGTCCACGGCAATTGTGACAAGCCATTTCTTTCCCCACCCACGACTTTGTATAGCTGTAGCTTATCTAACGAACTAGAACCATGGATTACATGATAATAGAACGGTCATTGAGAGTGGACCGGGGAACCAGTGGTCAACACAGTTTAATATACTATGATCGATGGATGAAAGAAAGGGagtagacagatagagagagaggtcagttTGTGTTTGACTAATGTACTACTCGCTTCATTTTTGATTTCTTGGCTTTGTTAATCAATCTCTTTGACCGGCTGCTTCAGTCAGAGTCCAGTGAAAAACAACCATATGTGGCCTGAGGCGTCTCCAAGGGCAGTTTACAACCGCGTTTGCAGTCTGCACGTTCATTGAATTTGACAGTCGCAGGTGTTCATTCATACAGAAAGAAAGACTCCTTTTGAAATCTGGTGCTTTTTAGACCAGCACTGAGAATTCTCTCACTAACTTATAGGAAGTATATTGAAGTGATGATAAAAAGGCATGAATGAAGGATCATTTTTCTGTTTTAGTTGTAGGGAGTTTTCTGGGAATGGGTGGGAGGAGCACTGAAGGGATTGACACTCAGAACAATGTGTCCATTGTAAATAATATATCTTaagaatgtatttatttt
Coding sequences within:
- the LOC110492847 gene encoding elongation of very long chain fatty acids protein 6; this translates as MNETENIPLAEYDFERKFDEKGALEWMQENWSKSFMFCGLYAAIIFGGQHFMRERPKLNLRRPLVLWSLSLAIFSIIGAVRTGWYMFHVLNKSGFKQSVCDTSFYSAPVSKFWAYAFVLSKAPELGDTVFIVLRKQRLIFLHWYHHITVLVYSWYSYKDQVAGGGWFMTMNYLVHSFMYTYYAARAAGYRVPRPCAMVITATQIMQMVMGLAVLGLVYHWMHEVRCPSYMPNIAWGSLMYLSYLVLFASFFYKSYLKGATYKVGKGSKAE